One genomic segment of Rivularia sp. PCC 7116 includes these proteins:
- a CDS encoding Hsp20/alpha crystallin family protein, translating to MTLVTWNPWQELNALQSQLDREFVKVPAAELQADEEAIYLRLELPGMEAKDLDIEVTEKAVSITAQRKNQSENQENGAFRTEFHYGKFHRVIPLPARVQNTNVSADYKDGILNLTLPKTEAEKHKVVKVSLGDAA from the coding sequence ATGACATTAGTAACCTGGAATCCCTGGCAAGAATTGAACGCTTTACAAAGTCAATTAGATAGAGAATTTGTTAAAGTACCAGCAGCCGAATTACAAGCAGATGAGGAGGCTATTTATTTAAGACTAGAACTTCCTGGAATGGAAGCTAAAGATTTAGATATAGAAGTAACAGAAAAAGCTGTTTCTATAACTGCTCAAAGAAAAAATCAAAGCGAAAATCAAGAAAATGGTGCTTTTAGAACTGAATTCCACTATGGTAAATTCCATCGTGTAATTCCTCTACCAGCAAGAGTTCAAAATACCAACGTTTCCGCAGATTATAAAGATGGTATTTTGAATCTAACTTTACCTAAGACTGAGGCGGAAAAGCATAAGGTTGTTAAAGTTAGCTTGGGTGATGCTGCTTAA
- a CDS encoding DUF4347 domain-containing protein, translated as MEFSTNPNSDSLQFSSSLNSDNLLNPIDDGNLLESTSITFIDSSISDYETLIAGMEETQIHMLDSSQDAITQITQTLTGSTGIKSLHIFSHGNSGVLDFAGNNLNDANLGAYSNQIQSWGEALSTDADILFYGCNLAATDTGKQFVNKISNLTSADVAASDDLTGNTNRGGDWDLEFNTGSIETEVIVQNWAQNAYQDVLASFTVDSIADVVDSNDGVTTLREAIDSANAIAGFDSIVFDSSLFGSQQTIGLNLGQLNITDSVSIIAPEFVTVSGNQAFRVFEIAAGATVNLSGLIITDGKVTGDNGGGIKSSGNLTLENTIVRNNFVEDGNGGGIDNTGDILTVINSTISSNSARGGFGTSDGGGIYNIGKTLTLSNSSITNNQGSDGGGIYNNDNNFTLNSSVITGNSISTSGDAFGGGIYNAGDNLVVNQSVISNNRIISLFNVAEGGGIYNVGKNLILNNSFIANNVSQNGGGIYSKDANLTVNNSTISGNEVVAARGGNIGGGGINATGIITLNNTTISDNSVNGSRFGNVAGGGIWVNGIITINNSKITRNSATPRISGRGNSAFGGGIYADGNLTMNNSAVSENYVESTVSDFTLLSGGGIFTKGNATLNNSNISNNNAIGRGFGESISRGGGISNIANLTINNTTVSNNKAINQGKNVSSGGGISNIGTLSVLNINNSTISGNEAFEGGGISNGGNNFATPELKDLINPGGTINISNSNISDNKAESQGGGIVNFDKGNVTVTRTGFNNNSARDGGAIAANPNGKVMVTDSSLTNNIASNIGGAIFNSSIFDVSRSNLQNNKALVSGGAIWNVGTLNVSSSSVDDNQATFEGGGIVNFADGTATVTSSAVRRNKAENGGGIFNRGFLSLLSSYLAFNQADNGDDLFNAQDGIVEIINTTIAENILNQGEIIS; from the coding sequence ATGGAATTCTCAACTAACCCTAATTCAGATAGTTTGCAATTTTCATCATCCTTAAATTCAGACAATCTCCTAAATCCTATTGATGATGGAAACTTGCTTGAATCAACTTCCATCACTTTTATCGATAGCAGCATATCCGACTACGAAACCTTGATAGCGGGTATGGAAGAGACTCAAATACATATGCTCGATTCATCACAAGATGCAATCACTCAAATTACTCAAACTTTGACGGGTAGCACGGGTATTAAAAGCCTGCATATCTTTTCTCACGGTAATTCTGGCGTTTTAGATTTTGCCGGAAATAATTTAAATGATGCTAATTTGGGTGCCTACTCGAATCAAATCCAGTCTTGGGGAGAAGCACTTTCAACAGATGCGGATATCTTGTTTTACGGCTGTAATCTTGCTGCGACAGATACAGGTAAACAATTTGTTAATAAAATCAGTAATTTAACAAGTGCCGATGTGGCTGCTTCTGATGATTTAACTGGAAACACAAACCGGGGAGGTGATTGGGATTTAGAATTTAATACGGGCAGTATTGAGACAGAAGTAATTGTGCAAAATTGGGCACAAAATGCTTATCAAGATGTACTGGCAAGTTTTACAGTAGATAGCATTGCGGATGTTGTAGATAGTAACGACGGTGTAACCACATTAAGAGAAGCTATTGACAGTGCAAATGCTATAGCTGGATTTGATTCGATAGTATTTGATTCATCCTTATTTGGTAGCCAACAAACTATCGGTTTAAATTTGGGACAGTTAAATATTACCGATAGCGTTAGTATTATCGCACCAGAATTTGTGACGGTAAGCGGCAATCAAGCTTTCCGAGTATTTGAAATTGCAGCAGGTGCGACGGTGAATTTATCTGGGTTAATAATTACTGACGGGAAAGTCACTGGTGATAACGGTGGTGGAATTAAAAGTAGCGGTAATTTGACGCTGGAAAATACTATTGTTCGTAATAATTTTGTTGAAGATGGTAACGGTGGCGGTATTGATAATACTGGCGATATTCTAACGGTAATTAACAGTACTATTAGCAGTAACAGTGCAAGAGGTGGCTTTGGCACTAGCGACGGTGGCGGTATCTATAATATTGGTAAGACTTTGACGCTAAGCAATAGCAGCATCACTAATAATCAAGGTAGTGACGGTGGTGGTATTTACAATAATGACAACAATTTCACTTTAAATAGTAGTGTTATAACCGGCAACAGTATATCAACTTCTGGTGATGCCTTTGGTGGTGGTATTTATAACGCTGGCGATAATCTAGTAGTAAATCAAAGCGTTATTAGTAACAATCGAATAATTAGTCTTTTCAATGTTGCTGAAGGTGGTGGTATCTATAATGTTGGTAAAAATTTAATATTAAATAATAGTTTTATTGCTAATAATGTGTCGCAAAATGGTGGTGGTATATACAGCAAAGATGCAAATCTAACTGTTAATAATAGCACTATTAGTGGCAACGAAGTGGTAGCCGCTAGGGGCGGCAATATTGGAGGTGGTGGTATTAATGCCACTGGCATTATTACATTAAATAATACGACTATTAGCGATAATTCAGTTAATGGTTCTCGTTTCGGGAATGTTGCTGGTGGCGGTATTTGGGTTAATGGAATTATTACTATTAACAATAGTAAAATTACTCGCAATTCTGCAACTCCGCGTATTAGTGGTAGAGGAAATAGTGCTTTCGGTGGGGGTATTTATGCTGATGGTAACTTAACGATGAACAATAGCGCTGTGAGCGAAAATTATGTAGAATCAACGGTATCTGATTTTACTCTTCTTTCTGGCGGTGGTATTTTTACGAAAGGTAACGCAACGCTAAATAACAGCAATATTAGCAATAATAATGCCATAGGTCGCGGCTTTGGTGAAAGTATAAGTCGTGGTGGTGGCATCTCAAATATTGCCAACCTAACAATCAACAACACCACTGTTAGTAATAACAAGGCAATTAATCAAGGTAAAAACGTAAGCAGTGGTGGCGGTATTTCAAATATAGGTACTTTAAGTGTATTGAACATAAATAATAGTACTATCAGCGGTAACGAAGCATTTGAAGGTGGCGGTATTTCAAATGGTGGTAACAATTTTGCAACTCCAGAATTGAAGGATCTAATTAATCCTGGCGGTACTATAAACATAAGCAACAGCAATATTAGCGATAACAAAGCCGAATCTCAAGGTGGCGGTATCGTTAACTTTGACAAAGGTAATGTTACCGTAACTAGAACCGGCTTCAACAATAATTCGGCAAGAGATGGTGGTGCGATCGCAGCGAATCCTAACGGCAAAGTAATGGTAACTGACAGTAGTTTGACTAACAACATTGCAAGCAATATTGGTGGAGCTATCTTTAACAGCAGTATCTTCGATGTCAGTCGCAGCAATTTGCAAAATAACAAAGCATTAGTTAGCGGTGGTGCTATTTGGAATGTTGGTACGCTAAATGTAAGCAGTAGCAGTGTGGATGATAACCAAGCAACTTTTGAAGGAGGAGGTATTGTAAATTTCGCAGACGGTACCGCAACAGTTACAAGTAGCGCTGTCAGACGTAACAAAGCAGAAAATGGTGGCGGTATATTTAATCGCGGTTTCTTGAGTTTGTTATCGAGCTACCTTGCTTTCAATCAAGCCGATAATGGTGATGATTTGTTTAACGCTCAAGACGGGATAGTTGAAATTATCAACACAACTATCGCCGAAAATATCTTAAATCAAGGCGAAATTATTAGTTGA
- a CDS encoding alpha/beta hydrolase-fold protein, protein MIVKSFYISFIIALIFSQPAYGQLRKGFPAPSSIPNSEYPYINSDGKVTFRIKAPSAKTVQVMGRDRNIPFGEKPTDLIRGEDGVWTVTIPIKPGFHYYQLIIDGTPVNDSASKAYFGWGQYTSGLEIPNPKVDFDRVKKVPHGEVRERFYHSQVTGELRRVFVYTPPGYNADIQRRYPVLYLQHGAGENERAWTKQGKANFILDNLIYSRQAVPMIVVMDNGYARKPGVELPPDSWGNEAFGEVVIKDLIPLIDSQYRTIANRNYRAIAGLSMGGGQALEVGLNNLDKFSWVGGFSSLLKNVDVDKSYDRVFTNPVLANLKLNLLWLGCGIEDDFYSTNNQASKALTEAGINHLWIQTEGGHEWLVWRRYLRDFAQLLFR, encoded by the coding sequence ATGATAGTCAAATCCTTTTATATTAGTTTTATAATTGCGCTAATTTTTTCCCAACCTGCTTACGGGCAGTTAAGAAAAGGTTTTCCGGCACCTTCGAGTATTCCCAATAGCGAATATCCTTATATAAATTCTGATGGTAAAGTAACGTTTCGCATCAAAGCGCCATCAGCTAAAACAGTACAGGTTATGGGACGCGATCGCAACATTCCCTTTGGCGAAAAACCCACGGATTTAATTCGTGGTGAAGATGGAGTTTGGACAGTAACAATTCCAATAAAGCCCGGTTTTCATTACTACCAGTTAATTATTGACGGTACTCCAGTCAACGACTCCGCAAGTAAAGCTTATTTCGGTTGGGGGCAATATACTAGCGGGTTAGAAATACCCAATCCCAAAGTTGATTTCGATCGAGTTAAAAAAGTACCTCACGGCGAAGTGCGCGAACGTTTCTATCATTCCCAAGTTACGGGAGAATTACGACGAGTTTTTGTATATACCCCACCCGGTTATAATGCCGATATTCAACGCAGATATCCCGTACTTTATTTACAGCATGGTGCTGGTGAAAACGAACGAGCTTGGACAAAACAAGGTAAAGCTAATTTTATCCTTGATAATTTAATTTATTCCCGTCAAGCAGTACCGATGATTGTCGTTATGGATAACGGTTACGCTCGCAAACCGGGAGTTGAGCTTCCGCCAGATTCTTGGGGAAATGAAGCTTTTGGGGAAGTTGTTATCAAAGACTTGATTCCGTTGATTGACTCCCAATATCGCACAATTGCCAATCGTAATTATAGAGCAATTGCAGGTCTTTCTATGGGAGGTGGACAAGCATTAGAAGTAGGTTTAAATAATTTAGACAAATTTTCTTGGGTTGGTGGTTTTAGTTCTTTGTTGAAAAATGTTGATGTTGATAAATCTTATGACAGAGTATTCACAAATCCAGTTTTAGCTAATCTAAAATTAAATTTATTGTGGTTGGGTTGCGGTATTGAAGACGATTTTTATTCTACTAATAATCAAGCAAGTAAAGCATTAACGGAAGCTGGAATTAATCACCTTTGGATTCAAACTGAAGGGGGACATGAATGGTTAGTTTGGCGGAGGTATTTACGAGATTTTGCCCAGTTATTGTTTCGGTAG
- a CDS encoding PEP-CTERM sorting domain-containing protein (PEP-CTERM proteins occur, often in large numbers, in the proteomes of bacteria that also encode an exosortase, a predicted intramembrane cysteine proteinase. The presence of a PEP-CTERM domain at a protein's C-terminus predicts cleavage within the sorting domain, followed by covalent anchoring to some some component of the (usually Gram-negative) cell surface. Many PEP-CTERM proteins exhibit an unusual sequence composition that includes large numbers of potential glycosylation sites. Expression of one such protein has been shown restore the ability of a bacterium to form floc, a type of biofilm.) has product MKLFNKLSIIAAGVVLGVSGFQGQANANVSVFTDRTAWENALFGASFETETFDGAETSFDPNSTGNVIGNSLNVDLIGGVGDSSPIGLTGNGFLVGEVDGSGSDALTLQFNTSSAIGGFGILGLQDDSTSSPGGLDLEEMGVEVNGEKFLISDILGLTDSSDGERVSTVENDDPISFIGFISDAEINSFNFLHGDLVAPGEVSGSNENFYIDGIVTASTTPVAVPEPASMLGLLAVTGVGAASLKRKLAKAKKA; this is encoded by the coding sequence ATGAAATTATTTAACAAATTAAGTATTATTGCTGCTGGTGTAGTTTTAGGTGTAAGTGGTTTTCAAGGACAAGCAAATGCTAACGTTTCCGTGTTCACGGATCGAACAGCATGGGAAAATGCTCTTTTTGGTGCTTCATTTGAAACAGAAACTTTTGATGGTGCAGAAACAAGTTTCGACCCTAATTCTACTGGAAATGTAATTGGTAATTCTCTGAATGTCGATCTAATTGGCGGTGTTGGGGATAGTAGTCCTATAGGTCTTACAGGAAATGGCTTTTTAGTGGGAGAAGTTGATGGTTCAGGCAGTGATGCTTTAACGCTTCAATTTAATACCAGTAGTGCTATAGGAGGTTTTGGTATTTTAGGGCTGCAAGATGATAGTACCTCTAGTCCCGGTGGTTTAGACCTAGAAGAAATGGGGGTTGAAGTTAATGGAGAAAAGTTTTTAATCAGTGACATTTTAGGATTAACTGATAGTAGTGATGGTGAGAGGGTTTCTACTGTTGAGAACGACGATCCAATCTCATTTATTGGTTTTATTTCAGATGCCGAGATAAATAGCTTTAATTTTCTTCATGGGGATCTGGTTGCACCTGGTGAAGTTTCAGGTAGTAATGAAAACTTTTATATCGATGGTATTGTTACTGCATCCACTACACCAGTAGCAGTACCAGAACCAGCTTCCATGCTCGGACTTTTAGCTGTAACTGGTGTCGGTGCTGCTTCTCTCAAACGCAAGTTAGCTAAAGCTAAGAAAGCATAA
- a CDS encoding S1C family serine protease codes for MSTLQSLSDNIAEIVEQSGKAIVSINGNRRFSPSGIHWHKSIIVTSDESIKRYEEITITLDNGHKKPASLLGRDPSTDVAVFQIENPDIPVATIGEAVNLKVGNLVLALARSNEGDIRAAMGAVSVVGGEWQSMYGGKIDQFIRPDISLYPGFGGGALVDASGNIIGMNTTGRRGTALTIPASTINRVVEQLLSKGRIPRGYLGLGMQPVRLPDNLKNSLNLTSNGGVIVVNVEPNSAAEKAGIFLGDILVSFDGNTVEDTSDILALLNESFRVGESVKTKIVRGGELVELNLTVGERVV; via the coding sequence ATGTCTACTTTGCAATCTTTATCAGACAATATTGCCGAAATCGTCGAACAATCGGGAAAAGCGATTGTTTCAATCAACGGCAACAGGCGTTTTTCACCTAGCGGTATTCACTGGCATAAAAGTATTATTGTTACTTCTGATGAATCTATAAAACGTTATGAGGAAATTACTATAACTTTAGATAATGGTCATAAAAAGCCAGCTTCACTGTTAGGACGCGACCCCAGTACCGATGTAGCAGTTTTTCAAATAGAAAATCCCGATATTCCTGTAGCAACAATAGGGGAAGCTGTGAATCTCAAAGTTGGAAATTTAGTTTTAGCATTAGCTAGAAGCAATGAAGGAGATATTCGCGCCGCAATGGGTGCGGTTAGTGTTGTCGGTGGTGAATGGCAGAGTATGTATGGTGGAAAAATCGACCAGTTTATTCGTCCCGATATTTCGCTGTATCCTGGATTTGGCGGTGGTGCTTTGGTAGATGCTTCGGGAAATATCATCGGAATGAATACCACCGGAAGAAGAGGTACGGCTTTAACTATTCCTGCTTCTACGATAAATAGAGTTGTCGAACAATTACTTAGTAAGGGAAGAATTCCTCGCGGTTACTTAGGTTTGGGAATGCAACCTGTAAGATTGCCAGATAATTTGAAAAATTCTTTGAATTTAACTTCTAATGGTGGTGTAATTGTCGTCAACGTCGAACCTAATAGTGCTGCGGAAAAAGCAGGAATATTTTTAGGAGATATTCTAGTTAGTTTTGACGGTAATACAGTAGAAGATACTAGCGATATTCTGGCATTATTGAACGAAAGTTTCCGCGTCGGTGAAAGCGTCAAAACTAAAATTGTACGCGGCGGTGAATTAGTTGAATTGAATTTAACTGTAGGTGAAAGAGTAGTTTAG
- a CDS encoding S1C family serine protease, whose amino-acid sequence MEIWNHMSITFPNLSTELEDVAEKISQSSVKIRHGNIGIGSGVVWKSDGLIITNAHVAVSEKLTVELCDGREFQAVRTKIDPTKDLAALKIDADCANVNLNPATISDRKNLRVGEIVLAVGNPLGDTNAVTTGIISQIHQNSVISDIQLYPGNSGGAMTDSSGNIIGINTMIAYGLAVAISSQTVERFLTTVNDNDKPRKLGVTLKPLIIGTSKQPTLGLLVLSVNRHSYAEASGIQIGDILIGVSGRLFRQLDDLTNYLQVGNHSELQIIRGGKQINLNLDFDNYKTTSEV is encoded by the coding sequence ATGGAAATCTGGAATCACATGAGCATCACATTCCCTAACTTATCAACAGAATTAGAAGATGTAGCTGAAAAAATCAGCCAATCATCTGTCAAAATCCGTCATGGCAATATTGGAATCGGCTCTGGTGTTGTTTGGAAATCAGACGGTTTGATTATCACTAACGCTCATGTTGCAGTCAGCGAAAAATTAACTGTAGAACTTTGCGATGGCAGAGAATTTCAGGCAGTAAGAACAAAAATCGATCCTACAAAAGATTTAGCCGCTTTAAAAATTGATGCTGATTGTGCAAATGTAAATCTAAATCCTGCAACTATAAGCGATCGCAAAAATCTGCGGGTTGGTGAAATCGTTTTAGCTGTAGGTAATCCTTTAGGAGACACCAATGCAGTTACAACTGGAATTATTTCTCAAATTCACCAAAATTCTGTAATTTCTGACATTCAACTGTATCCCGGCAACTCCGGAGGTGCAATGACTGATAGTAGCGGCAATATTATCGGCATTAACACCATGATTGCTTATGGTTTAGCAGTGGCAATATCAAGTCAAACAGTTGAAAGATTTTTGACAACTGTTAATGATAACGATAAACCGCGAAAACTGGGTGTAACCCTCAAGCCTTTAATAATAGGAACCAGCAAACAGCCTACTCTAGGTTTATTAGTTTTATCGGTAAATCGTCACAGTTATGCTGAAGCTTCGGGAATTCAAATTGGGGATATTTTGATTGGGGTTTCGGGAAGATTATTTCGACAACTTGACGATTTAACTAATTATCTCCAAGTTGGAAATCACTCAGAATTACAAATTATCAGAGGAGGAAAACAGATAAATTTGAACTTGGATTTCGACAACTATAAAACTACTTCCGAAGTGTAG
- a CDS encoding response regulator transcription factor encodes MPSAQFPIQIIVIAVSPVIRMGLSAMLEDNPKFKVLKSVADIDSLIDDIAQLQPDVVLLDWNSQDYESISQSQQFMSATIILVDEIEDINFATVLAARIKGILPHDSTESEIIAAVEAVASGLVVFHPDIVDNLQLQKPANSQQHETLTNREIEVLQMLTSGLSNKAVAQQLYISEHTVKFHVSSIFQKLNVSTRTEAVAVGVRLGLIML; translated from the coding sequence ATGCCCAGTGCCCAATTCCCAATCCAAATTATAGTCATTGCAGTTTCTCCAGTTATCAGAATGGGGTTGTCGGCAATGTTGGAAGATAATCCAAAATTCAAAGTACTCAAGAGTGTTGCGGATATTGATTCTCTCATAGATGATATTGCACAGCTACAGCCTGATGTAGTTTTGCTTGACTGGAATAGTCAAGATTATGAATCCATTTCACAATCGCAACAGTTTATGTCAGCAACTATTATTCTTGTAGATGAAATCGAAGATATTAACTTCGCAACAGTTTTAGCTGCTCGAATTAAAGGAATATTGCCCCACGACAGTACAGAATCCGAAATCATCGCAGCAGTTGAAGCCGTTGCTTCTGGGTTAGTAGTATTTCATCCCGATATAGTTGATAATTTACAGTTGCAAAAGCCAGCTAATTCACAACAACATGAAACATTAACCAATAGAGAAATTGAAGTTTTGCAAATGCTAACTTCCGGTTTGAGTAATAAAGCCGTAGCCCAACAGCTATATATTTCAGAGCATACCGTTAAATTTCACGTTTCCTCAATCTTTCAAAAGCTTAATGTTTCGACGCGCACCGAAGCTGTTGCTGTAGGCGTGAGGTTGGGGTTGATTATGTTGTAA
- a CDS encoding metallophosphoesterase, with protein sequence MRTLVVGDIHGCYQELIELLAKAKITESDCLVSLGDIVDRGADSVKVYDFLRNRPNTIVLMGNHERKHLRNTLSYSQEIVKLQFGDRYEEFLEWVSNLPYYHETAEAILVHAAVENGIPIQKQREEVLCGCTAGEKHLSKRYGDTYWSELYTGEKPVIFGHHVVGDNPLIVAGKVYGIDTAACHGARLTGLILPSFEIVQVQAAKDYWREEIPKWQLPVMMAKPWNTYKWDKIKAICSDRDSRNPELSNFMVKKEQWMNNLLALAPQITTKVEEKLAELISLYGADNFKKQARNYSYATLLYKANSSGLDKDFLKQTLRTPSEWLQVMKELGVKS encoded by the coding sequence ATGCGAACATTAGTAGTTGGCGATATTCATGGTTGTTATCAGGAACTTATTGAACTATTAGCCAAAGCCAAAATTACCGAATCAGATTGTTTGGTATCGCTGGGAGACATTGTAGATAGGGGCGCTGATTCGGTGAAGGTATATGATTTTCTCAGAAATCGTCCCAATACCATCGTGTTGATGGGCAATCACGAGCGCAAACACTTACGCAACACCCTTTCCTACTCTCAAGAAATCGTTAAACTGCAATTTGGCGATCGCTACGAAGAATTTCTAGAATGGGTAAGTAATTTACCCTATTACCACGAAACCGCAGAAGCAATTTTGGTTCATGCTGCCGTAGAAAATGGTATCCCAATCCAGAAGCAAAGGGAAGAAGTTTTATGCGGTTGTACTGCTGGTGAAAAGCATTTATCAAAACGCTACGGAGATACATATTGGAGCGAATTATATACTGGCGAAAAACCAGTAATTTTTGGTCATCATGTTGTCGGCGATAATCCGTTAATAGTTGCAGGAAAAGTTTACGGTATTGATACCGCCGCTTGTCATGGTGCAAGATTAACCGGATTAATTTTACCCAGCTTTGAAATTGTGCAGGTACAAGCTGCGAAAGATTATTGGCGTGAAGAAATTCCTAAGTGGCAATTACCCGTGATGATGGCTAAACCTTGGAATACTTATAAATGGGACAAAATCAAAGCTATTTGCAGCGATAGGGATTCGCGGAATCCGGAATTATCCAATTTTATGGTTAAGAAAGAGCAATGGATGAATAATTTACTAGCTCTTGCTCCCCAAATAACTACAAAGGTAGAAGAAAAATTAGCTGAATTAATTTCCCTTTACGGTGCCGATAACTTTAAAAAACAAGCTCGGAATTATAGTTATGCCACTCTTCTATATAAAGCAAATTCTAGCGGACTTGACAAAGATTTTCTCAAGCAAACTTTACGAACACCTTCGGAATGGTTGCAGGTAATGAAGGAGTTAGGAGTTAAGAGTTAG
- a CDS encoding L,D-transpeptidase: MLIRIFLVSLISLILVSCQSKEQEKPINNLVTPNQSEKPNSQDSKIATGNTNPLNHSGNFMTLTPTGQTNALDNPLYKISLYVDGKFVDSLIGVSGRKFTQTRNRHQSGTEAPLPDGKYTVATSTIPGAIAEAGEHFLAIQPKFKTGRSALGFHVDPSFEKNNGEDGTAGCIGLTNKEDLDKLLSYVASYQPKFLDVKILDNTNGNLASKGEG; encoded by the coding sequence ATGTTAATCCGAATCTTTTTGGTTTCTTTGATTTCTTTGATACTTGTTAGCTGTCAATCAAAAGAACAAGAAAAACCAATTAATAATCTTGTTACTCCTAATCAAAGCGAAAAGCCCAATTCACAAGACTCCAAAATTGCTACCGGAAATACTAACCCGCTTAATCATTCTGGTAATTTTATGACTCTAACACCAACAGGACAAACGAATGCTCTCGATAATCCTCTCTACAAAATTAGTCTATATGTTGATGGAAAGTTCGTGGATAGCTTGATTGGTGTATCGGGAAGAAAATTTACGCAAACCAGAAACCGCCACCAAAGCGGAACTGAGGCTCCCTTACCAGATGGAAAATATACTGTTGCTACCTCTACAATTCCAGGTGCGATCGCTGAAGCAGGAGAGCATTTTTTAGCAATACAGCCTAAATTTAAAACTGGACGTTCAGCTTTAGGTTTTCATGTAGATCCATCTTTTGAAAAAAATAATGGGGAAGATGGTACGGCAGGATGTATTGGATTAACCAATAAAGAAGATTTAGATAAGCTATTGAGCTATGTTGCAAGCTATCAACCAAAATTTCTCGATGTCAAAATTTTAGATAATACTAACGGTAATTTAGCAAGCAAAGGTGAAGGTTAA
- a CDS encoding iron-containing redox enzyme family protein produces the protein MSNMMYADAPTYEAINAAEIDKIRIKHAWITEPIFRASEAVKQMPFFDWVAQIHSPSEFKPVALQLYYHSATFPKVMGLMLGNTPMSENHMMPFYAKHAYGEADHHQMLMDWMLKYNLLNNSQEIEEIIPTPETNACVNLAYQLAIEQDRAKWLVTINSGIERCSNDFFKAVAPKMHELGAGDSYFDIHVEADEHHSIMGMDYIEPVDPQSLRGRQLIAKALEGITLWAAMLHSWVDIEYFPVFNLDGTLKKRKLI, from the coding sequence ATGTCAAATATGATGTATGCAGATGCACCAACTTACGAAGCTATAAATGCGGCTGAAATAGATAAGATAAGAATTAAACACGCATGGATAACTGAACCAATTTTTCGTGCTAGCGAAGCAGTGAAACAAATGCCATTTTTTGATTGGGTAGCACAAATCCATTCTCCATCAGAGTTTAAACCAGTGGCACTACAGTTATATTATCACTCTGCAACTTTTCCGAAAGTGATGGGATTAATGCTTGGGAACACCCCAATGTCTGAAAATCACATGATGCCATTCTACGCTAAACATGCTTATGGTGAAGCAGATCACCATCAAATGTTGATGGATTGGATGCTCAAGTACAATCTATTAAATAATTCGCAAGAAATAGAAGAGATAATTCCTACACCAGAGACTAATGCTTGCGTTAATCTGGCTTATCAATTAGCCATAGAGCAGGATAGAGCTAAATGGCTAGTGACTATAAATAGCGGAATTGAGCGCTGTTCAAATGACTTTTTTAAAGCAGTCGCACCGAAAATGCATGAACTTGGTGCAGGGGATTCATACTTTGATATTCATGTGGAAGCGGACGAACATCATAGTATTATGGGCATGGACTATATTGAGCCTGTAGATCCTCAGTCTTTACGAGGGAGACAGTTAATTGCGAAGGCTTTAGAGGGAATTACTCTTTGGGCTGCGATGTTACATTCTTGGGTTGATATAGAATATTTTCCTGTTTTTAATTTGGATGGCACTTTGAAAAAACGTAAACTTATTTAG